One Podarcis muralis chromosome Z, rPodMur119.hap1.1, whole genome shotgun sequence DNA segment encodes these proteins:
- the LOC114589404 gene encoding uncharacterized protein LOC114589404: MKLLFGLTLVWVLIKLSRFQCVLEKEYFCSSIPNGFPEGLTSILFVVTNIGILNSTVFSSPSLASVSSLALANSGITKIKPGAFSIFQNLRKLSLYQNSVTEVKASWLSNPGHLENLTVAQNLIASIGPKDFSGFSNLTSLNLANNQIYQISSKSFKDLTKLTLLDLSGNKLTTLARDVFDGLMLPVLKLGGNPWNCSCQLQDFGLFLQELINASLLEDAASVICRSPPNLEGIPVWNISDLNCLPDFFSSAFENSFHKVGLPALLVCLVLMSFILMLLLIWMVKRSNQQIQPSKEATDLTTNGQPSDCVDSMAEHRLTDGKIRITETGVMSHSRLLRVRAKSASAILLQAEFCPRPCQATNLADEKQGHLTTPFTLLNEKMHMRSEDLCNFMELWYYHKLEADNRKEFQRHCNVNSFPTEVYLETPDMKVTSEVATKSLQENCILGASENDDSKGCDSVENPEPFLYLSVATTTVEEQIDVPPKKDVIKAGGNCSVSLKRALTWPYEIKCLGQKSNVLSIRESFKGQFLLPTLNLEEKLDVGSSEFQEEWLEVHPRKACQPFDKGQLGLNQEAKLAKETEFPYQQKSRAEIALEPTDVGKSEFTVDLQRQHDLSTCPKEGDHIVSGRTELKTEVKQANQPEFSLQPESNAAVASQSGLKTMRGPTAVKRKQSSKPVSAQSKVRQESHPSPLSSADVASTSQPRYDEISLENDEYNYASLLHEVVENRGRWTRERWRQTHRKRSVNHPPTKSK, from the exons ATGAAAT TGCTCTTTGGACTTACTTTGGTTTGGGTATTAATAAAGCTTTCCAGGTTCCAGTGTGTCCTTGAAAAAGAGTACTTCTGCTCTTCCATTCCAAATG GTTTCCCAGAAGGGTTGACCTCCATTCTCTTTGTGGTGACCAACATCGGGATTCTCAACTCCACCGTCTTCAGTAGCCCCAGCTTGGCATCAGTGTCCAGCCTCGCCCTAGCAAACAGCGGCATAACGAAAATCAAACCAGGAGCGTTCAGCATTTTCCAAAACCTCCGCAAACTAAGTTTATACCAGAACAGTGTAACTGAGGTTAAAGCCTCTTGGCTTTCCAACCCTGGGCATCTAGAAAACCTGACAGTGGCTCAGAACCTCATTGCCAGTATAGGACCAAAGGACTTTTCAGGGTTTTCCAACCTTACATCACTGAACTTAGCAAACAATCAGATCTATCAGATATCCAGCAAGAGTTTTAAGGACCTGACCAAGCTAACACTGCTTGACCTGTCTGGCAATAAGTTAACAACTTTAGCAAGAGATGTATTTGATGGGCTGATGCTCCCAGTGTTGAAGCTTGGTGGAAATCCATGGAACTGCTCCTGTCAACTTCAGGATTTTGGATTATTCCTGCAAG AGTTGATCAATGCGTCGCTGCTTGAAGATGCTGCCTCTGTCATTTGTCGAAGTCCACCAAACCTAGAAGGGATTCCTGTCTGGAACATCTCTGACTTGAACTGCCTGCCAGACTTCTTTTCATCAGCCTTTGAGAACAGCTTCCATAAAGTTGGACTACCAGCTTTGCTGGTATGTTTAG TGCTGATGTCGTTCATTTTGATGCTGCTTTTGATCTGGATGGTGAAACGCAGTAATCAACAAATCCAGCCAAGCAAAGAAGCGACTGATCTAACCACCAATGGGCAACCATCTGACTGTGTTGATTCCATGGCTGAACACAGACTGACTGATGGAAAGATCAGAATTACAGAGACAGGGGTGATGTCTCACTCTAGGTTGTTGAGAGTTCGTGCCAAGTCTGCCTCAGCCATATTGTTGCAGGCAGAGTTCTGCCCCAGACCATGTCAGGCCACCAATCTGGCTGATGAAAAGCAAGGGCATCTAACAACTCCCTTCACACTGTTAAATGAAAAAATGCACATGAGAAGTGAGGACCTGTGCAACTTTATGGAACTGTGGTATTACCACAAGCTAGAAGCAGACAACAGAAAGGAATTTCAGAGGCATTGCAATGTGAACTCATTCCCGACTGAAGTATATCTAGAAACTCCAGATATGAAAGTTACTTCAGAAGTGGCAACAAAAAGTTTGCAGGAAAATTGTATTTTGGGAGCATCTGAGAATGATGATAGTAAAGGCTGTGACAGTGTTGAAAATCCCGAACCCTTTTTATATTTAAGTGTTGCTACGACCACAGTTGAAGAGCAAATTGATGTCCCACCTAAAAAAGATGTTATAAAAGCAGGTGGAAACTGCTCAGTTTCTTTGAAGCGTGCTTTGACATGGCCTTATGAGATAAAATGTTTGGGGCAGAAGTCTAATGTGTTAAGTATTAGAGAATCATTTAAAGGACAGTTCCTCCTGCCTACTCTCAACCTTGAAGAGAAACTGGATGTTGGGAGTTCAGAATTTCAGGAAGAGTGGCTAGAGGTTCATCCCAGGAAGGCATGTCAGCCATTCGATAAGGGTCAGCTTGGATTAAACCAAGAGGCAAAGCTAGCCAAGGAAACAGAGTTTccatatcagcaaaaatcaaGGGCCGAAATTGCCTTGGAGCCAACAGATGTTGGAAAATCTGAATTCACTGTAGATCTGCAAAGACAGCATGATCTGAGCACATGCCCCAAAGAGGGTGATCACATAGTCAGTGGCAGAACTGAATTAAAGACAGAGGTAAAACAAGCTAACCAACCCGAGTTTTCACTTCAGCCAGAATCAAATGCAGCAGTTGCCTCACAGTCTGGACTCAAAACAATGAGGGGCCCCACAGCTGTGAAAAGGAAACAGTCATCTAAACCAGTATCTGCTCAATCTAAAGTCCGCCAGGAAAGTCATCCCTCTCCGCTCTCATCAGCTGATGTTGCTTCCACTAGTCAGCCCCGGTATGATGAGATCTCACTTGAAAACGACGAGTATAACTATGCCAGCCTCCTGCATGAAGTTGTGGAGAATCGTGGGAGGTGGACCAGGGAAAGATGGAGACAGACCCACAGGAAACGTTCAGTGAATCACCCCCCAACCAAATCCAAGTAG
- the LOC114589405 gene encoding uncharacterized protein LOC114589405 produces MVVFGALQLLLLSKEVALHCPPRCQSCSVYAAKCEQVSALSEVLVGLSSYTEKIHLRHGNLSEIPPLSFTKFSNLQFLSITGFLVSSLTNLTFSTIHASRLRVLNLSNNHLLSCMVQPMAFSGLLLLDELILTNNSLDILRRSWFSEMPILSKLFLGANRIAYLPPRTFENLAKLDELVVSSNLIQYLPMDTFYGLPLLTKLDLSSNKIMFINHEVFQPLQTLKHLLLFQNRLSVLPILPGSVNFLFLHKNPWECNCQLARSMEPLMAKIQYLDDIVCDRPPNFAGHQVMSIRPGDCVSLPPSPSPTTHLLPSALLNLSFFYGFLGKCYLSTCLKAGPFIADHSSLPCFISMGAGGLLVGLIPGLVICCCIPNYCNCTPFAKQTEDKPPSQKKSTKMSSSKQRTSNMDPLKPSSFPIMENAASHSEGVNIARGPFCGCFCGTCRAQDLGQAKSFLKRPVVAFLSTDPVGKTVVTLHEKGDNLSCCLAHRGCINRVNDASRSTRAHGSQEQSFAKRGAGSCCPCIQHATLHQMEWKKHELREGVNHQLDGQISHPETQLGGVQDSEALVHIDFPDGSALKRERDSSMFYKTPSERKELAQSGLNSTTHSWLATKKKNMSMSGRPSHHYQGGNGTSRRCRKASGEKLYGERFTEGSHSKHPTRNGQSSWKTDIYSKGYSSLPSKGRIKQQRNQPGDLHTPPYCGMTSTSCLSNVPSQSEDYSPRSPKDACTEMLSITQYSEEGGSNSQCLDTTTQARTRVLEHRKPGIQQQGPDISLSRNVPTTKRMWKHRSDREEPNQYWIAQRGHTQQSTTPRTSRRLDKATQWSSTDKAHLKEHEAALGLHHNAERSKLEDVWQPISLSALHPSCGIPHHGQREGDLETPSPLAHTTALATVFPPTKNTMQLILKGQDRSLGVVGTLEAKMVVDHRVDMYPPRGVSLRTLSEEILDAEAPLESFAIGTANPCFAEGKEDGVGSSSKATDLNSCYDTPIGLLFTIDENLWLLELPTSDKSCSNMIYSGFQGGGYEEAETVTSSCPLVQKMCQINFPLLAEEENTSLPGEHTEADSADMREDYVVAYESPSGNVGEQEGCLKTELDAKSKK; encoded by the exons ATGGTGGTGTTTGGTGcattgcagctgctgctgctttccaagGAAGTTGCCCTGCACTGTCCTCCCCGGTGTCAGTCCTGCTCTGTATATGCAGCAAAATGTGAGCAAGTCTCAGCACTCTCAGAAG TCTTAGTAGGTTTGTCAAGTTACACAGAGAAGATACACCTACGTCATGGGAACCTTAGTGAGATTCCTCCACTGTCCTTCACAAAATTCTCCAACCTCCAGTTCCTGTCAATCACTGGATTCCTAGTTTCATCCCTGACCAACCTCACCTTTTCCACAATTCATGCCAGCCGCCTGAGGGTATTGAATCTCAGCAACAACCACCTCCTTAGTTGCATGGTTCAGCCAATGGCTTTCTCAGGTCTTCTGCTCCTGGATGAATTGATTCTGACCAACAATAGTTTGGACATATTGAGAAGGTCATGGTTCTCAGAGATGCCAATACTCAGCAAACTCTTCCTTGGGGCCAACAGAATTGCATACCTTCCtccaagaacatttgaaaacctgGCCAAGCTGGATGAACTGGTTGTGTCTTCTAATTTGATCCAGTATCTTCCAATGGACACTTTCTATGGATTGCCTTTGTTGACCAAACTGGACTTATCAAGCAACAAAATCATGTTCATCAACCATGAGGTTTTTCAGCCTTTGCAAACACTCAAACATCTTCTACTGTTCCAAAACAGGTTGAGTGTCTTGCCCATCCTTCCAGGTTCTGTAAACttcttatttcttcacaaaaaCCCATGGGAGTGCAATTGCCAACTGGCAAGATCTATGGAGCCACTGATGGCCAAAATCCAGTATCTCGATGATATTGTTTGTGATAGACCCCCCAACTTTGCAGGACACCAAGTGATGAGCATCAGGCCTGGAGATTGtgtctctctgcctccctctccatCCCCAACCACACACCTCCTGCCATCAGCTTTACTGAACCTCAGCTTTTTTTATGGCTTTCTAGGTAAATGCTATTTAAGCACATGTTTGAAAGCTGGACCTTTT ATTGCTGACCATTCATCTCTACCATGCTTTATCTCCATGGGTGCAGGAGGACTCCTCGTTGGTTTAATTCCAGGCCTGGTCATCTGTTGCTGCATTCCCAACTATTGTAACTGCACCCCCTTTGCAAAGCAGACTGAAGACAAACCACCGTCCCAAAAGAAATCGACCAAAATGTCCTCAAGCAAACAGAGGACCTCAAACATGGACCCACTGAAACCTTCCAGTTTTCCCATCATGGAGAATGCTGCAAGCCATTCGGAAGGGGTCAACATTGCTAGAGGGCCATTCTGTGGCTGCTTCTGTGGAACCTGTAGAGCACAAGATTTGGGACAGGCCAAATCTTTCCTCAAGAGGCCGGTGGTTGCCTTTTTATCGACGGATCCTGTGGGTAAAACCGTTGTGACTCTCCATGAGAAAGGAGACAACCTATCTTGCTGCCTGGCACACAGAGGATGTATCAACAGGGTGAATGACGCCTCTAGATCTACCAGAGCCCATGGCAGTCAGGAGCAATCATTTGCAAAGAGGGGTGCAGGATCCTGCTGCCCGTGCATCCAGCATGCAACTTTACATCAGATGGAGTGGAAGAAACATG AGTTGAGGGAAGGAGTCAATCACCAGTTGGATGGACAGATATCACACCcagagactcagcttggtggtgTTCAGGACTCCGAAGCTCTGGTCCATATAGATTTTCCAGATGGAAGTGCCCtcaagagggagagagactcttccATGTTTTACAAGACCCCTTCCGAGAGAAAAGAGTTGGCTCAGAGTGGATTGAACTCTACTACCCATAGTTGGCTGGCAACAAAGAAGAAGAACATGTCAATGTCTGGAAGACCTAGTCATCACTACCAGGGTGGTAATGGCACATCTCGTAGATGCAGAAAAGCCTCTGGAGAGAAACTGTATGGAGAACGCTTCACAGAGGGAAGCCATTCTAAGCACCCAACCAGAAATGGACAGTCATCTTGGAAGACTGATATTTATTCCAAAGGCTATTCCTCCTTGCCAAGCAAGGGCAGAATAAAACAGCAGAGGAATCAACCAGGTGATCTGCACACCCCTCCATACTGTGGCATGACTTCCACTTCTTGCCTTTCCAATGTGCCCAGCCAGTCAGAGGATTACAGCCCCAGGTCTCCAAAGGATGCATGTACTGAAATGCTGTCCATCACACAATATTCTGAGGAAGGAGGGAGCAACTCCCAATGCTTGGATACTACAACACAGGCCAGAACAAGAGTTCTTGAACATAGAAAACCTGGGATCCAGCAACAAGGCCCAGACATTTCTTTGTCAAGGAATGTACCCACCACCAAAAGAATGTGGAAACATAGAAGCGATAGAGAGGAACCCAACCAGTATTGGATAGCTCAGAGGGGGCACACTCAACAGAGCACCACCCCTAGGACCTCCAGAAGGCTAGATAAAGCCACCCAATGGTCTTCCACTGACAAAGCCCACCTGAAAG AACATGAAGCAGCCCTTGGTCTGCACCACAATGCTGAGAGGTCGAAGTTGGAAGACGTCTGGCAACCAATCTCTTTATCAGCCCTTCACCCTTCCTGTGGAATTCCTCAtcatgggcagagggaaggtgatTTAGAGACTCCTTCTCCTCTGGCTCACACAACAGCACTTGCCACTGTCTTCCCGCCGACTAAGAACACCATGCAATTGATTCTAAAAGGTCAGGATAGGAGCCTGGGGGTTGTGGGGACATTAGAAGCTAAGATGGTGGTTGACCACAGAGTGGACATGTACCCTCCAAGGGGTGTGAGCCTCAGAACCTTGAGTGAAGAAATCCTGGATGCAGAAGCACCTTTAGAGTCTTTTGCCATTGGCACTGCCAATCCATGTTTTGCAGAAGGTAAAGAGGATGGTGTTGgctcatcttccaaagcaacggATCTGAATTCCTGCTATGACACTCCTATCGGCCTCCTCTTCACGATAGATGAGAATCTGTGGCTGCTGGAGCTTCCTACGTCTGATAAGAGCTGCAGCAACATGATTTATTCAGGCTTTCAAGGGGGTGGATATGAAGAGGCCGAAACTGTCACATCAAGCTGCCCTTTGGTTCAGAAAATGTGCCAGATCAATTTCCCCCTTCTGGCTGAAGAGGAAAACACAAGCTTGCCAGGTGAGCATACGGAGGCTGACTCAGCTGATATGAGGGAAGACTATGTGGTTGCCTATGAAAGCCCTTCAGGAAATGTTGGGGAGCAAGAAGGCTGCTTAAAGACTGAACTTGATGCCAAGTCTAAGAAGTAG